One region of Triticum aestivum cultivar Chinese Spring chromosome 6B, IWGSC CS RefSeq v2.1, whole genome shotgun sequence genomic DNA includes:
- the LOC123138227 gene encoding transcription factor TCP14 encodes MDIAGDAGGGRRPNFPLQLLEKKEEQPCSSSAAGGTSAGGGNGAAPGGAAGGEMQVRKAVPKRTSTKDRHTKVEGRGRRIRMPALCAARVFQLTRELGHKTDGETIEWLLQQAEPAVIAATGTGTIPANFTSLNISLRSSGSSLSIPAHLRGALPSPGVRFGSRADAWDRVVGLGYPPEGPASSSSTPSPLLLNFHSGSVGLDVQPSASAAAAAAAADLSRKRRWEQEMQQQQQQQHQQQQQQYQQQMAGYTQSQMPGTVWMVPSNNTQSGGAPSGGGNGGGGGGSGESIWTFPQVGSAGAAAAVYRGSVPSGLHFMNFPAPMALLTGQQLGLGPVGGSGGGGGGGDGQMGILAALNAYRTQAAEAAAGQGGGGAGGSSSQQQHGGGGGGGERHESMSTSES; translated from the coding sequence ATGGACATCGCCGGAGACGCCGGAGGCGGCCGTCGGCCCAACTTCCCCTTGCAGCTCCTCGAGAAGAAGGAGGAGCAACCGTGCTCCAGCTCGGCTGCGGGGGGCACCTCGGCGGGCGGCGGGAATGGAGCAGCCCCTGGCGGTGCCGCCGGAGGGGAGATGCAGGTGCGGAAGGCGGTGCCCAAGCGGACATCGACGAAGGACCGGCACACCAAGGTGGAGGGCCGGGGACGGCGCATCCGGATGCCTGCGCTGTGCGCGGCGAGGGTGTTCCAGCTGACCCGGGAGCTGGGGCACAAGACGGACGGCGAGACCATCGAGTGGCTGCTGCAGCAGGCGGAGCCGGCGGTGATCGCGGCCACCGGCACTGGCACCATCCCGGCCAACTTCACCTCCCTCAACATCTCCCTCCGCTCATCTGGCTCCTCGCTCTCCATCCCGGCCCACCTCCGCGGGGCCTTGCCAAGCCCCGGCGTAAGGTTCGGCTCCCGTGCCGACGCGTGGGACCGGGTTGTGGGACTCGGGTACCCGCCTGAAGGCCCCGCCTCGTCTTCGTCCACTCCGTCGCCGCTGTTGCTCAACTTCCACTCGGGCAGCGTCGGTCTTGACGTGCAGCCCTCGGCGtcagctgctgccgctgccgcagcCGCTGACCTTTCGAGGAAGCGGCGATGGGAGCAAGAaatgcaacagcagcagcaacaacaacatcagcagcagcagcaacagtaccAGCAGCAGATGGCGGGGTACACGCAGAGCCAAATGCCGGGCACCGTCTGGATGGTGCCAAGCAACAACACGCAGAGCGGCGGGGCGCCTTCCGGCGGTGGaaacggcggcggtggaggaggaagTGGTGAGTCGATCTGGACTTTCCCGCAAGTGGGCAGCGCCGGCGCCGCTGCTGCCGTGTATCGTGGGAGCGTGCCAAGCGGGCTACATTTCATGAACTTCCCTGCACCGATGGCGCTGCTAACCGGGCAGCAGCTGGGGCTCGGCCCCGTGGGAGGCAGCGGtggtggcggaggcggaggcgatgGGCAGATGGGGATCCTCGCCGCGCTGAACGCGTACCGGACACAGGCGGCGGAAGCAGCGGCGGGCCAAGGAGGCGGTGGTGCAGGAGGATCGTCTAGCCAGCAGCAAcacggaggtggcggcggcggcggcgagcggcatgAGAGCATGAGCACCAGCGAGTCGTAG